DNA from Sulfitobacter albidus:
GATGAATTCGGCGCGCTGACCTATATCGACGAGGTGCACGCGGTAGGCATGTATGGCCCGCGCGGGGCAGGGGTGGCCGAACGCGACCGCCTGATGCACCGGCTCGACATCATCAACGGCACGCTGGCCAAGGCCTACGGCGTGATGGGTGGCTACATCGCCGCTTCTGCCAAGATGTGCGATGCGATCCGCTCCTACGCGCCGGGCTTCATCTTTACCACTTCGCTGCCGCCCGCCGTGGCCGCCGGTGCCGCCGCCTCTGTTGCCTATCTTAAGCGCGCGCCAGAGCTGCGCGCGAGACACCAGGAACAAGCCGCCAAGCTGAAGCTGCGGCTCAAGGGGCTTGGCCTGCCGATCATCGATCACGGCAGCCACATCGTGCCCGTCATGGTCGGCAATCCGGTCCATACAAAGATGCTGTCGGACATGCTGCTCGAAGATCACGGCATCTACGTGCAGCCCATCAACTTCCCCACCGTGCCGCGCGGCACGGAGCGGCTGCGGTTTACCCCCTCTCCCGTGCACGGTAAGGGTGAAATCGATGCATTGGTGCACGCCATGGACGGTCTGTGGTCGCATTGTGCGCTAAATCGTGCCGAAGAGGCGGGATAGACCCTCTATATATCGTAAATGCCGTTGAACTATGTTATGCATCGGTCAACAAAGACCTTGAGCGAATCGTGGGGACGCGTCGCTAGCGAGGCGAACGGGCACTAAAGGTATTTGCGATGATTGGGCGTTGGGCGTCGAAAAACGCGGAAGATGATGCGGTTGAGCCACAGGGGTTCGACGCATTCGAGCTGCGTTTGGGCGATCTGATGCGGGGGGAGCGGGCGACGCTCGGTAAATCCCTGCTGGACGTGCAGCGCGAGCTGCGGATCAAAGCGTCCTACATCGCCGCCATCGAAAATGCCGATCCAGATGCCTTTGATACGCCCGGTTTCATTGCTGGCTACGTGCGCTCCTACGCCCGTTATCTGGGAATGGACCCTGACAAGGCATTCGACGCCTTCTGCACCGAAAGCGGGTTCAGCGTGGCGCATGGCATGTCCGCCG
Protein-coding regions in this window:
- the hemA gene encoding 5-aminolevulinate synthase, translated to MTYSDQIDQALQRLHDEGRYRTFIDIERRNGQFPHAVWTRPDGSEQDITVWCGNDYLGMGQHPVVLQAMHEALEATGAGSGGTRNISGTTVYHKRLEAELSDLHGKEAALLFTSAYIANDATLSTLPKLFPGLIIYSDELNHASMIEGVRRNGGAKRIFRHNDVDHLRELLAADDADAPKLIAFESIYSMDGDFGPIEAICDLADEFGALTYIDEVHAVGMYGPRGAGVAERDRLMHRLDIINGTLAKAYGVMGGYIAASAKMCDAIRSYAPGFIFTTSLPPAVAAGAAASVAYLKRAPELRARHQEQAAKLKLRLKGLGLPIIDHGSHIVPVMVGNPVHTKMLSDMLLEDHGIYVQPINFPTVPRGTERLRFTPSPVHGKGEIDALVHAMDGLWSHCALNRAEEAG